The Prosthecochloris marina genome window below encodes:
- a CDS encoding DUF1499 domain-containing protein yields MDIVNDALKAVTNTVSGFWPQPSEKPRLAEGKLRPCPGTPNCVCSENPDSQEWVEPIAYESMNHDKAWELLKKIIDDMGGAVLSEENEYLWSTFTVPLFGFVDDVEFRLDKAGKVIHVRSSSRLGFSDLGVNRNRVDDIRRRFIGKQ; encoded by the coding sequence ATGGATATAGTGAACGATGCTTTGAAAGCCGTGACAAATACCGTTTCCGGGTTTTGGCCGCAGCCTTCGGAAAAACCCCGGCTGGCGGAAGGAAAGCTAAGGCCCTGTCCTGGAACACCAAACTGTGTGTGCAGTGAAAATCCTGACAGCCAGGAATGGGTAGAGCCTATAGCCTATGAATCGATGAATCATGACAAGGCATGGGAGCTTCTGAAAAAAATCATTGACGATATGGGTGGCGCTGTGCTGAGTGAGGAAAATGAGTATCTCTGGTCGACGTTCACTGTGCCGCTGTTCGGGTTTGTCGATGATGTTGAATTTCGTTTGGACAAAGCCGGCAAAGTGATCCATGTGCGTTCGTCTTCGAGGCTCGGTTTTTCCGATCTTGGCGTCAACCGAAACCGTGTGGATGATATTCGCCGAAGGTTTATCGGAAAACAATAA
- a CDS encoding AEC family transporter, translating into MHNLLLLIVCFLAGGLLRGFGKLPQTTPSVLNGFIIHVSLPAVTLLYIHDLSFSADVLYMAAMPWLHFGLGALFFLLLGRFFNLPRATVGALILTGGLGNTSFLGLPMIEAFYGEAGIGSGIIVDQLGSFMVLSTFGITVAGIYSDGKPSAGDILKKIVFFPPFIALLIAVMLIPVDYPLWFSAVLRRLGDTLAPLALFSVGYQLNPVHFKGNAFNLFLGLGFKLLLAPFLLYVLYVHLFGLDGLPIKVTLFEAAMPPMITAGIIATEHGIDPPLANMMVAVGVVLSFLTLPLWWMIL; encoded by the coding sequence ATGCACAATCTTTTGCTCCTTATTGTCTGCTTTCTCGCAGGAGGACTGCTCCGGGGTTTCGGAAAACTTCCGCAAACAACCCCGTCGGTACTCAACGGTTTCATAATTCATGTTTCATTACCTGCAGTGACGCTGCTGTACATTCACGATCTCAGCTTTTCGGCCGATGTCTTGTACATGGCGGCCATGCCGTGGTTGCATTTCGGACTTGGAGCATTGTTTTTTCTGCTTCTCGGAAGATTTTTTAACCTTCCGAGAGCAACTGTCGGAGCTCTGATTCTGACTGGTGGACTCGGGAATACCTCGTTTCTCGGTTTGCCGATGATCGAAGCCTTTTACGGTGAAGCAGGAATCGGGAGCGGCATCATTGTCGATCAGCTTGGTTCTTTCATGGTGTTGTCGACTTTTGGGATAACCGTTGCCGGAATTTATTCCGACGGCAAACCATCTGCCGGAGATATTCTGAAGAAAATAGTTTTTTTCCCTCCCTTTATCGCCCTGCTTATTGCCGTTATGCTGATCCCGGTTGATTATCCATTATGGTTCAGCGCAGTTCTCCGTCGTCTGGGTGATACCTTGGCGCCGCTTGCTTTGTTTTCAGTGGGTTACCAGCTCAATCCTGTTCACTTCAAGGGAAACGCTTTCAACCTTTTTCTCGGCTTGGGGTTCAAGCTTTTGCTTGCGCCCTTTCTTCTCTATGTTCTCTATGTTCACTTGTTTGGACTCGACGGGCTGCCGATAAAGGTGACCCTGTTCGAGGCGGCAATGCCGCCAATGATCACGGCGGGAATTATCGCGACGGAGCATGGTATTGATCCTCCTTTGGCCAACATGATGGTTGCGGTAGGAGTCGTGCTTTCTTTTCTGACGTTACCGCTGTGGTGGATGATACTATGA
- a CDS encoding ferrochelatase, which produces MAKKVAVIIVAHGEAETDGFLDNFSMTRHTLAHASEVMKLPRPLQLLISIMSGLKNRARFAKLRYVSPHNQVTRKQVARIADKLARYRDASGSLSFDVFPAFSVTVPFMEDVIDDTRHYDAQIMLYMSPVDNRLACGSICWFLNDRCEEYDLSGVKIVSRLWRDKGLLAVYLDHIFQHAEQTWKRERDEPVLVLCFHGTLIADAQGNPPLFHTGQQETTVFGETLRALIMKDTRNPFRDVYSAYLNHDVGGTWTSPSLEETLEMLKKEPPKPVALFNAGYFAEGNETILNAMNMLKGSGLSATTYIPCINDAEIFTEFLADRIVSAAEQVIGLKFS; this is translated from the coding sequence ATGGCGAAAAAAGTTGCTGTTATCATTGTTGCTCACGGAGAAGCGGAAACTGACGGTTTTTTGGATAACTTTTCCATGACTCGTCATACCTTGGCTCACGCATCCGAAGTCATGAAGCTTCCCAGACCTCTTCAGTTGTTGATATCCATTATGTCGGGCCTGAAAAACAGGGCGAGGTTTGCCAAGTTACGCTATGTATCTCCTCATAATCAGGTTACCCGTAAACAGGTTGCAAGGATTGCCGATAAGCTTGCCCGCTATCGGGACGCATCGGGATCGTTGTCATTCGATGTTTTTCCGGCATTTTCGGTAACTGTTCCATTTATGGAGGATGTTATCGATGACACCCGGCATTACGATGCTCAGATCATGCTTTACATGTCGCCTGTGGATAACCGGCTTGCCTGTGGATCGATCTGCTGGTTTCTTAACGATAGGTGTGAGGAATATGATCTTTCCGGTGTAAAGATTGTCAGTCGCTTATGGAGAGACAAGGGACTTTTGGCGGTCTATCTCGATCATATTTTTCAGCATGCGGAACAGACCTGGAAAAGAGAAAGGGATGAACCGGTTCTTGTTCTTTGTTTTCATGGCACACTTATCGCTGATGCTCAGGGAAATCCTCCGCTCTTTCATACCGGACAACAGGAAACAACCGTTTTTGGTGAAACATTGCGGGCGTTGATTATGAAGGATACAAGAAATCCTTTTCGGGATGTTTACAGCGCCTATCTTAATCACGATGTCGGAGGAACGTGGACATCTCCTTCTCTCGAAGAGACACTTGAGATGTTGAAGAAAGAGCCGCCGAAACCTGTTGCTCTTTTTAACGCCGGTTATTTTGCCGAAGGGAATGAAACTATCCTGAATGCAATGAATATGCTTAAAGGAAGCGGGTTATCTGCAACGACCTATATTCCTTGCATCAACGATGCCGAGATTTTTACAGAATTTCTTGCTGATAGGATAGTCTCAGCTGCTGAACAGGTGATAGGCCTGAAATTTTCATAG
- a CDS encoding efflux RND transporter periplasmic adaptor subunit encodes MQTLQKILPKYTVVLGIVFLVTVIYLVTRGNTVVVEVSTVKKMELAEAIYATGYVDADAMADLRSEISATVGFIGAYEGEWLEKGSAVLAFDDRRLQLAVEEAEAAYAEQKAKADDLQVKLKRNRNLFKAGAVSVQELDDAEREYTQAKRKLQQRDVQLKSRKDDLKKQQVNAPLAGVLALLDAKVGDYIVENTLVARIIDTNSYVINVEVDELDVPRLKKGQIATVALDALPEERFSAVVSRIVPETDRITKTSKVYLELDEHIEGLQVGMTATANIVYNVREGALLVPKSSVLEQMQQNYVWKVEKGKLQKQAIKSGAEDSRFVEILDGLIQGDSVVVKPEEKFRQGMDAKVVGNVND; translated from the coding sequence ATGCAGACATTACAGAAGATATTGCCCAAGTATACCGTTGTATTGGGGATTGTTTTTCTTGTAACGGTTATCTATCTCGTTACAAGGGGAAATACCGTTGTTGTAGAGGTTTCTACCGTAAAAAAGATGGAGCTTGCAGAAGCAATTTATGCAACCGGTTATGTCGATGCTGATGCGATGGCCGATCTCCGTAGCGAGATATCCGCGACGGTGGGTTTTATCGGGGCATATGAGGGGGAGTGGTTGGAAAAAGGCAGTGCAGTCCTTGCGTTCGATGACCGCCGGTTGCAGCTTGCTGTGGAGGAGGCAGAGGCAGCGTATGCGGAGCAGAAGGCGAAAGCTGACGATTTACAGGTAAAGCTGAAGAGAAATCGCAATCTTTTTAAAGCAGGGGCTGTTTCAGTGCAGGAATTGGATGACGCTGAAAGGGAATACACACAGGCGAAAAGAAAATTGCAACAGCGGGATGTTCAGCTGAAAAGTCGCAAGGATGATCTGAAAAAGCAGCAGGTCAATGCTCCTCTTGCAGGTGTACTGGCCCTGCTCGACGCAAAAGTTGGGGATTACATTGTCGAGAACACACTTGTTGCGAGAATTATCGATACAAACAGTTATGTCATTAACGTTGAAGTTGATGAACTTGATGTTCCCCGCCTGAAAAAAGGTCAGATTGCAACTGTGGCGTTGGATGCATTGCCGGAAGAGCGTTTTTCTGCCGTTGTTTCCCGGATAGTTCCCGAGACGGACAGGATCACCAAGACATCGAAGGTGTACCTGGAACTCGATGAACATATCGAGGGTTTGCAGGTTGGGATGACGGCGACGGCAAACATAGTTTATAATGTTCGCGAAGGAGCGTTACTGGTCCCGAAAAGTTCCGTACTCGAGCAAATGCAGCAGAACTATGTATGGAAGGTAGAAAAAGGAAAGCTGCAGAAGCAGGCGATAAAAAGCGGTGCCGAAGATAGTCGCTTCGTCGAGATACTCGATGGCCTGATTCAAGGGGACAGTGTTGTTGTCAAACCCGAAGAGAAGTTCAGGCAGGGAATGGATGCGAAAGTTGTTGGAAATGTCAATGATTGA
- the hisI gene encoding phosphoribosyl-AMP cyclohydrolase translates to MSNPQDLQKDFLESVKFDTNGLVPAIVQDHETGKVLMMAWMNRESLEMTLKKGKACYWSRSRQKLWLKGESSGNMQEIHDILIDCDGDTLLLKVSQKGGACHVGYHSCFYRKVKKDLSLEICDTLMFNPDDVYGKKS, encoded by the coding sequence ATGAGTAATCCTCAAGATCTTCAAAAGGACTTTTTGGAAAGTGTCAAATTTGATACCAACGGGCTGGTTCCGGCTATTGTTCAGGACCATGAAACCGGTAAGGTTCTGATGATGGCCTGGATGAACCGCGAAAGTCTTGAAATGACTTTAAAAAAAGGAAAGGCCTGTTATTGGAGCCGAAGCCGTCAAAAACTTTGGCTCAAAGGGGAATCATCAGGCAACATGCAGGAGATCCACGATATACTTATCGACTGTGATGGAGATACGTTGCTTCTCAAGGTTTCCCAGAAGGGAGGGGCCTGTCATGTAGGGTATCACTCTTGCTTCTACCGTAAGGTAAAAAAAGATCTTTCTCTGGAAATCTGCGATACTTTGATGTTCAATCCTGATGACGTTTATGGTAAAAAAAGCTGA
- the ubiE gene encoding bifunctional demethylmenaquinone methyltransferase/2-methoxy-6-polyprenyl-1,4-benzoquinol methylase UbiE: MVKKAEKPIHRPEEAAQSLFRSKSRASIQHMFDDVAPTYDFLNHLLSLGIDNYWRSYTAKQAKLLVGKENQNPKILDVATGTGDLAHAMSGIPGSMVTGVDISPNMLAIARKKYQSITFSEGYAENLAFENESFDIVSAGFGARNFENLLQGLKEFHRILKPGGHAFIIEPMIPRNPLLKKLYLIYFKKVLPKIAGLFSKSSFAYDYLPHSVEEFPQDEAFLSILKDAGFREAEYRPMTFETSILYIAKK; encoded by the coding sequence ATGGTAAAAAAAGCTGAAAAGCCGATTCACCGGCCGGAAGAAGCCGCACAGTCTCTTTTCAGATCGAAGTCGCGCGCCTCGATACAGCACATGTTCGATGATGTTGCACCCACGTATGACTTTCTCAATCATCTCCTGAGTCTTGGTATCGACAATTACTGGCGGTCCTATACAGCCAAACAAGCAAAACTGCTGGTAGGGAAAGAAAACCAAAACCCGAAAATCCTCGATGTCGCGACAGGCACCGGCGATCTTGCGCATGCCATGTCCGGTATTCCCGGATCGATGGTTACAGGGGTGGACATTTCACCAAACATGCTGGCAATTGCAAGAAAAAAATATCAATCCATCACCTTCAGCGAAGGATATGCAGAAAATCTTGCCTTTGAAAACGAGTCGTTCGATATCGTCAGTGCAGGGTTCGGCGCAAGAAACTTCGAGAACCTGCTGCAAGGACTCAAAGAATTTCACAGAATTCTCAAACCTGGCGGGCATGCCTTCATCATCGAACCCATGATCCCCAGAAACCCTCTGTTGAAAAAGCTCTATTTGATTTATTTCAAAAAAGTTCTTCCGAAAATAGCGGGGCTTTTCAGCAAATCAAGCTTCGCCTATGACTACTTACCGCATTCGGTCGAGGAATTCCCACAGGATGAGGCTTTTCTGTCGATTCTAAAAGATGCCGGATTCCGTGAAGCCGAATACCGTCCGATGACTTTTGAAACATCGATACTTTACATAGCAAAGAAATAA
- a CDS encoding TIGR00730 family Rossman fold protein, translating into MDPHYRVAIFGSARIKKGDQEYKDVFTIAKALAESGFDVVTGGGPGLMNAANSGHKSANSATHSIGLNIKLPHEQVANQYLDIKHEFDRFSNRLDTFMSLSDAVIVAPGGIGTLLELFYAWQLVQVEHICETPIILFGPMWGPLLEWLRTEVLSRKMISESDMRVIFYINEVEKIIALIRKIHSDRSAGGHVCDNFEKYKVDFDLRDMP; encoded by the coding sequence ATGGATCCGCATTATCGTGTGGCGATTTTCGGCTCTGCCCGCATTAAAAAAGGCGATCAGGAATACAAAGATGTCTTCACCATCGCAAAGGCCCTTGCTGAATCGGGTTTCGATGTTGTTACCGGTGGTGGGCCGGGACTGATGAATGCAGCCAATTCAGGTCACAAGAGTGCCAATTCAGCTACTCATTCCATCGGTTTGAATATCAAGCTACCGCATGAGCAGGTCGCTAATCAGTATCTCGATATCAAGCATGAATTCGATCGTTTCAGTAATCGGCTCGATACATTCATGTCGTTGTCGGATGCGGTTATTGTCGCTCCCGGTGGAATCGGAACACTGCTTGAACTGTTTTATGCATGGCAACTGGTCCAGGTAGAGCATATTTGTGAAACTCCGATTATTTTGTTTGGGCCCATGTGGGGGCCTCTGCTTGAATGGCTCAGGACGGAAGTGCTTTCCAGGAAAATGATCAGTGAAAGCGATATGAGAGTGATTTTTTATATCAACGAAGTCGAAAAAATCATTGCGCTTATCAGGAAAATACACAGCGACCGCTCGGCAGGCGGTCATGTTTGCGACAATTTTGAAAAATACAAAGTTGATTTTGACCTGCGGGATATGCCGTAA